DNA from Solanum stenotomum isolate F172 chromosome 3, ASM1918654v1, whole genome shotgun sequence:
CATGTTCtgatattatttgtttttgctTAAGTTCTTCATACTAAAAAAAAGTATCTCTCcactttatatataatttttcaatttgttgGCAAGGCCAACAATCTCCCCCTTCGAACTAAGTTCCATGTGGTCCATCACCACAATCTATGGGGCAGAGGCCGACCCAGAATATGAGTGTGACGGGAGCACCACTATCTTTAGTACACCaattaaagaaaagaattaaTCAAACACCATAAAAAATACGAACGGGTGTAGTTGAGACTCGAACTCCGATCTCACACTCACGCTCAAGGCCTAAGGGGCATGACGACCAGATTCCCCAATCCAGTAGATATGGTTTTTTCCATAGTTAACGGATATCCATGCATCTCCTTCTAATAGGATAGGTTTGCCCCTATCGATCTATGGGTCTCTCCTCGAACTAAGTACTTTGTGGAGCATTATATATTATGATCCACTCATATATTTACAAGATTCATTAAGTGTCATCCACATGATTGACTATTTATGTCCATCAAAGCCCATAACTTCTTCTTGTGCGTGTGTGTCTCTAAGCTATATATCCTTGACATATTAAAGGTAGTAAACCGAGCAATACCCAATTGGCAATTGCTTCTTCATATCATACTCATCTCGTTGAATCATTAGCTTTGATAGCCATTATTTGACTAAATCAACCTAAAAATACTCTTAACATGATGCAATACTATTCACCTTGGGCCAAACCCATATTGGTTTCCCAAAATACCTCACATcactaaaaaatattcatatagcTTATATGTTGTTTCAATTACCCGTGTGGAATAGATACTACCTACTCCCTCCGATCCATTTTAATTAGTTGTCATGTTTACCTTTTGCATACTCGTTAAGAAAACATTTGCTAAAATGCTGAGTTGACTAAACTACCCTAATTTATCCTTTGATATCAATTTAACTCTTCCATTCACTATTTTAATCTCTTTCCACATTTTATTAGAGAAATGATAaaagtgagaaaaaaatattttctatcttgattatattattatcaattatttttagtaacCATAACCAACAAATTTAAGTAGAGACAAGCTATTATGTTGCCACAAGCACACGTGCGTGTAGCGCTGTTATTCATGTGGATGAGATGCAGATCATAAGCATCTTTTCACGATCCTCTTTATAATTAGCTCAAATAAATTCAGTCAACATTATTGATCTACTTCATACTTTAGAATTTAGATTATTGATTTGGTATTTGCCCACCAAATTAGACTTGTAACCCCTatgattaagaaaaaaacaaagtaTGTAGTTGTTGAAAGCTGGCCGATTAAATCTGaaatggcataatacatatatatgtcatttaacttggtcTTATTTCACATTCATGCCCCCAAGCTACATGTGTACACAcgtaggcacttaaacttgcataaagttgaacaagtagacacatgagtcctatgtagcataatacatgtaggacacAAATTTCCATATAGGATGCCAcgtaggacatgtgtgtctatttgttcaattttatataagtttaattgtctacttgtgcacgtccaaagttggagggcatgaATGTAAaatgaagccaagttaaaggaCATGTTCCTTAATGTATTATGCCATCTAAAATCCATACACATATTGAGGGAAAAGACTTACCCATTCACGTACAATGTTTAcacaaaatcatataaatttacCATAATTACgtaatcataataaaacatattcatTAATTTGACGTGAACATTGAGTAATTCGCACGGTTATAATGAAGTACGGTTCTTTGTAGAGAATGTTAATTACCATATGCTACATCTCAAATTATGGCAACAGAAATATTGAATGGAGAATTGCATTATGCAAAATGACAGTATATACTAAATTACTAATCAATAGGCTTAATTAATCAATATTGCAGCTATATACAGTTCAAAATCATGGTGGAAAAATCCTTTTTTCCCTAATTAATCAATACTACTAATCAATCTATTAAATAAAGTTTACAAAACAGAGAGCTTATGTCACCCGCCACCAAGTGCCGCACGGAGCCTTAGCAAAACTCGGACTCTGTGACACTTAGGCTTCAACTTGTTTTCCCCTGATTCTAAAAACATGTTCTTCCCCTGTGCATTTATCTACTTTCACAATCCATTTACTTTTCTTCCCTGAAACTCCcaaatttcccccttttttcGCCGTTTTATTACTAGTCACTAACAATCCTTCTCCTATAGGAAGCAAATGAGCATTGAAGCTCTGGCACCTCCACGAATCCATACAAAGCGCGTTGTATCCCAAAACACTCACATTTTCTCCCATCATTCGCGCTCTTTGAAGGATGCCTTCGCAGTTGTTGAGGTTACAGTCAATGAGTACAAAATCCGCTTCTCTATAGTCACTCATTAGTAATGTGTTGACATCTCCAGTGACAAACTCAACATATCTTGAGTTGTGCCCTAGAGATTCAATTGATTGGATCAGCTCACAAGCTGATCCAATGATACAGATGACTCGGCCACCTGTCTGGTGGGCTGCAACCACCAGAGCTAACACGGTGGCCGGGTCTGCTGCACCGGCACATGCAACAACCATAAGTTGTGCATTGTTGCCTGCTGCTAGTGCTGAAATGAACTCTGCCATCTCTGGCTCCTTTGCACTTTTTCcctgaaaaaattacaaatttaatataagATTAGAAAATGTACAACATTATAAATTGGAAATTGAAGGTAGAAAAGATGTAAGCAAAGTAATACTAACCATTTTAATTGCTCTAAGATAGGCTTTGGTAGCATTTTCAGCTGACCAGCTGGCCATTTTTCTTACTATACTTTTTTTGCCTTGGAAATTTGATTGTGACTCTTGAGTGCCCTGGATAAtggatatgtatttttagctaTATATATAGCATAAAAGATAGGGAAGTAGTTATGGGCAAAGAGTTACATAAGGGTCCAATTGTCCAATCAATGTAGCAACGTCCGAATATGAAGGCAAAACTAGATAAAATAGGCATTTTTTTGTACTACTCcatctgtccaacaatagttgttaaCTATTAACTTGACACAAGAATTAAGAGCCAgtaaataatagaaataactTTACCAAATCACTCTTAGTATTAAATATAAGTCATCTGaacatgaataatatttaataacaaggGTAAAATAAGCACAACATCgtaaattattcattgattttataaactggacaagtattgttggacattccaaaataatatagtggacaagtaaagatgaacggagaaagtattaattaattaaaacatttaactTTCATATACACATGAACAATATAACCCTTCTTGGTAGAGGGTTAGGCTAGACCCCTACCTTGTAGATTAATAGAACGTAGCAAAATACATATACGATATAGGAATATGAAGCCCAACCTCGTTGAAAGAGACGAGGGAGTCCGACTGTTATAACTTCTAAGAGATATATGAGATACGAGATATGAGGTCTTTTTAGATTTTACCTTAACCACGATTACCTCCACAAAATTTACAAATTATCagcaatatatatatcattatatCAAAGACCAATTCATGAGGCTTTATTTCTTCCTAATCCTAAGGTTAGGGACTATCAAGGGAAGTCTAAATCTTCTCATACCGATAATTAATCGAGTAATTACTATCATTTAGGAGATCTGATAGCGTAAAAATTCTTTAATATCATAGAGTATTTAGGAGtaactcttattttattttccggTTACACCGTGCGTTGCATTAATATATAAAACGATTGGCATTACCAAAATATTCGATTAATTAGCTAGCTGTAGTGTTGTACATGAGGGAGacaaatgaaaattaattataatgtgTAAGTAGGATTATATTATCGAAgcaattaatatatttatatatatcaaattagtCTCTCATAGAGACAAAACTGATGAGGTTCATGTTAGACCTGACACCCATCCAACAATCTTGTTgtatttttcaagattctagttttttttttaaaaaaaataattattatatgaattattaatcattaattaaatattataggTATATAATTGGTCTTGTCCGGCCTTGGTCCTTTTAGAGTACGTACGGTTCAATTCAAAATCCTTCAAGAAATAATGCATTTAGTCATGATTTGGTTGTTAGCTTAAATATCTTAGAAATTGGTTGTTGTGGTTGATTtctcttaaaaataattaattagtggAATTTAATTACTCAAGAAAAATTAAGCAATATGTGTCCCAAGAGCATCTATAAACACTATGTTGGATTGTGTTTCTTCTTTCACGAAGGAAAGtgttttttcatgaaaataactCTCTTTTTCCCAGTAATACGGAAAGTAGTCAAAATGAATGAACACGTTCAAGTCAATAAAAACAGATTTATTTTGTCACCATGTTAAATAATTGACATAATAAAGCCAAGGATAAACTGCATGGAGGTTCATGCATTGAACACACTATATAGTATATACAAACGCTGAAAACAAAGCAAGGAATAGTCCAATTAAGTATCAATCTGATATCTAGTGGTCTTATAGTATTATCTCTTTCATTTGTGAGGGACCAATTTGTTACAATTCTTATAATTTTAAGTATATCTTAGCCTTGTGGCGGTGAAGCCACTACTCACCCACGTATAATTAATATGTCCTTGTTcctagttttatttttcttttaataatggTACGTGCTGTTTGAGTCACCTTGTGCAAACTTCAACTATTCCATCAAGTAATTATCATCTCTCATCAGCATATGTATCGTATAATTGATAAGAAACATACTTTGAATCCTAACTCAACTCTAAAAACCAGCTTGAGGAGGTGAATATTTTCCTGATCAGACCATATAAGGAAACCAAATCCACATCCTATAATTAATGCATGTGAGAAAATTTAACATCCCCACACACAATGTTTTCCAATTGGAGCGTGAACAACATAATGGGAAGCCCAATTATATACGGTAAATCAAGAATCAGTTTAACTCgggtatatatgtatataagaaAAATTGACTTTGGATTTAACTCAGCCCTATATATACTAATAACTCATGAGACGATAATTGTCCAAAACCACGTATAAAATGGGCCAAGTCCAAATCCCACAATTGATGTAGGACAACTTAAGCAGATATAaaaggaatatatatatttccaaaAGAATATTGAATGGATTAAATCGGAAGAATGAGGAAGATAAGTTTGAAGAAATATATATGGACAAGTTATGGgtctaaaaaaaagtaaataagtgGTAGAAAGAGTAGTTGTAATAAAAGGGACATATGTGCATGGGGTTGGGAAGTTGGACCAGTAGATATATTATATTGCTTCATAAAAGGTAACTTTGATATGATGTCTCTGCTGCATTTGCCATTACCATGCCAGGCTGCTGCAATGCATCTATATATCTTTCTGATAAGGGGGCTCCCTCTTCATATTTGGCTTCATGCATGCATCTTTCCATGTGGAACCATGAAACTATATctattgttgtaaatgaaattaaagaattttcATGTGATCATATTGACTCCATTAGAAATGCTCCATCCTCACCTTATTAATACTTCCTCGATACACGCTTACTTGTCTACTTTGAATTATGCATGCATTCATGCTTCTTAAGAAACAATGAAGTAATATGCATATGATGAGTATTTTACGGATTGATGTATTGTTTTaggtcttgaaaaatgatttggggaataagtaattaatgtcgAGGGTAaaacagaaaaataattattattatcttttcttgatatgttaaaagtcacaagtaaaaataaaattttatttttagaatacaTGACAAGCTAAAGTCACATTGTGGTTATTTTaactattaaaaagaaaaataaaacacataattttAAATAGGTATATATCATGAACTAAATGGAATCCTTTTGAAGATGTGTCTCCATTATgatcattatttatttgactttCTCATCCAAGAAGggaaatagaaaaaacaaaaacaaattaaacgATACAAATAAATAGGGATAAGGCATAAGTATCCCTAGATTATGATcgaaattccagagacacacctaaacttaactaaggtcctattaccctcctaaactcattttttttttgtatttttgtgcACCTTATGTGCTGATGTGGCACCTTCAACCACCCAAGTTGATTGTGTTTGTACACACTCACCCGTCAcgtatgtaaatattttttttaattattttttttaaaaaataaaaaataatgattttttatttttttttgt
Protein-coding regions in this window:
- the LOC125859765 gene encoding uncharacterized protein LOC125859765, translated to MASWSAENATKAYLRAIKMGKSAKEPEMAEFISALAAGNNAQLMVVACAGAADPATVLALVVAAHQTGGRVICIIGSACELIQSIESLGHNSRYVEFVTGDVNTLLMSDYREADFVLIDCNLNNCEGILQRARMMGENVSVLGYNALCMDSWRCQSFNAHLLPIGEGLLVTSNKTAKKGGNLGVSGKKSKWIVKVDKCTGEEHVFRIRGKQVEA